The DNA region CTGACCATCAATGGCGAGCTCGCCGTCGCCGATGGCCGGGGTGCACAGTTAGCCATTTGCACCTTCATGCCAAAGATCGCTGGGCAGCGCGCCTTCCAGGCCGTGGCAAAAATTTACGACGCGCTGTATTACTCATTCCGCAACAAGGACATACCATCTGTGCCTGTCGATGTTACCTTCGATGCGGACAAGGACTACAGCCGTGAGGCCGCAGCCTACGAGCACCTGAACAAGGAAAGAGAAGCGGGCGCACTGGCCCCAAGATACTTTGGCTCTTGGACCTTCAACGTGACCATCCGAATTGGCGGCACCATTCAGCAACGTCCAGTTCGTATGATTCTCATCGAGAACGTCCCTGGACCTAGCATCAGCCAGCTTTGTCTTCCCAACAGCGGAGTCGCTCTTGACCGGGCATCTCGCCTGGAGATCCTGGGGAGGGTGCTAGATGGCAATGCGAGATTGCTGTTCAAAGGAATCGCACAGAACGATCTGGCTGCCCGTAACGTCATCTGTGCTTACCCACCAGGCACAATGCCCAGCGCCATGCGGCAGCCTCCCCAACGAATCGTCCTGATCGACTACAATGCCGCCATTGTATATGAAAAGACAAGGCATGGAATTCGGCCATGGCAGAGACCGAGGTCCGCGCTCCCACCGAACCCCATGGAGCTCTACTGGCAAGATACACTCGTGGAGTTCCGAGGCTGGATCCCATCAGAGTGGGAAGTGACACCCAGGTTGCGTCAGGAGTGGTTGAGAAGTCGCTTTGGAGGACAGAATGCGGCCAAGTATGCACCACTCAAGACAACACTGGAGGTTGCCAAATAGGAGTGTTAGCTTGTGTTCTTGCTCTTTGGCAGCAAGTCAGTTGTATGTACTTGAGAGTTTAAGGGGTTCCTGGGCAACTAATGGGCACCGTGGCTTTGAAGATTTCTCAGGGGTAGTATACTTCAGAATGACCAAGTACCTTGGCTATTGGATAACGGAAAGCACCCGGATATCTCAGGAATAGAATAACCACCGTCTATCAAACACAATATCACACTAGACCCATCGTAAATAAGTATTTGATACTATCATTTTCACTTATCTACATACAGCACTGAACAATGCTTAATAATGGTCGTAATCCAAAGATCCTTGAGTTCTATCAGTGGTAGGCTTCTTATAATATTACCTACCTAAACTATCCCCTGAAGGCATAGTTTCTATCCACGCATGTGTTGGACTTAATAGCAGCAGTGCTAACTTGCGACGTGCTACACAAATCGCTTCCAGACGCATATGACCCTCCCAGCAGTCGAGCTCTACAACGGCTCACGATATCTATTTCGGGGACTATTTTGAGGATTACATGGATACACGTCGGGTCACGACAATCTTCGCGAATTTGAAACTCGACGACCGTCGCTCTTTGAAACAGGGTACTAGCTCCACATCCACAACTCCTACGCCGTACTGGCGCCCCGCCGCTTCCGTCCAACCTATGCCGCAGAATACGAGTAAGACCAACAATGTATTCGAAGCGGCGTTGGACAGCAACCCGCCGCAAGCCATTGCCATAATTATCTACCTTGCTTCCTGAAGCTAGTTGTAGTCTTCATACTTATATCACATCGTCCACCTCTTGTTCAAGAGCTGATCTGCCTCAAACCTGAACACATCGTCTTCGTCTTACACATCTGCAAAGCAATTACGCCACCTTATACTTCAGACCTCTTTTTCCCAACCGTTACTCTTGCAAAATGGCCCAACCAGTCCGTATCTCCCAATCTTTCGCCAACGTCGCGACAAACGCTCTCCCCACCTACCCCAACCCTCATGGAAATGCCAACGCCACCATCTCCGGTGACTCAACCCGCGACACAGACCCCCCCTATTTTGCGATTGCCTCCCAGAACAACTGGAACAACCTGAGCACCAACTTCTTAGGCAACcaccccgcctccaccacccccaaccatcAGCTCAACGTCGAGACCGTCTCCCTCCGCGAAGACGCCGTCCATCACGGCAGCGAAGGCGACGTCGTCCGCTCGGCCGCAATgtacctcctccaccccatcaaTCAAGCCCTCAGcacccaccccaacatcGCCATCACCTGCCAGTCCGAAGCCTCCACCAACCGCATCCGCAGCGACATCACCTACTATCGCCACCCCAACACGGCCAACCAAAACTTCAAGGCCTTTGCCGTCGTCGAGTTCAAGAAGCGCGGCGTGATCACGGCGGCCGAGTTCGCCGCCACGATCAGGTCCCAAACCGTCCCCACGCAACAGGTGGTTGACAACACGGTGGCAGCCGCCATGGCCCTGCCCCACGGCAAGCAGACGTACTTTGCCGGGGACTCGTTTGTGCTGATCAAGCAGGCGGCTTCGTACGCGGTGGCGCACAGGACGCCGTATGTGGCGCTGTTTGATTGGGACTTTCTGGTGCTGGTGCACTTCACGCAGATGACGCCGACGATGGACTATGTGGGGGATTACTGCCAGCTGCAGGTGATTCCGGCTGCGCAGTCGTCGGCGATGAGGGGGGCGTTGTTGGGATTTTTGGCACATGCTTACGATAATGCTCCGGCTGTGTAGGTCGAGTTCATACAAGATtgggtaggtaaggtaggggGTGCGGAGGGGGACCTAGATATCAAACAACTTGTGGTGGGGTTCTGGGAAGACTGGCCGGAACGAACCGAGTCCTGTTAGCTTGCGTTGCGCGATGTAGCAGGACTCAGAAGGATCAAAGATACCGTAATATTAAACATATCCTAGACCCTGTAAGACAGTTGTATCTGGTAGAGCCATTATGAACAATCTGTCAAATATTCCTAAAAGCCTCCAGACTGCCACTGCAGTCTCGTTGTATTTCATCTTCGCCCCAAGTAAAAAACAGCCATCCTCCAGTGGATGGTAGGAGAACAGTAGGTCAAAGGAACAGCGTGTGGACACGTATCGGAAGCTTGTGTGATCTCCCATACTTCATTTGACAACTAGTAAAAGCAGTCGAAGGGGTAAGTCAAACCAATAGACATGGAAAAGTGGAACATAATGTTGATGGAAACACATTTCTCGATTGTTGACGCCATGGTCCTACATAGGTGCCGTCTCCGAATCATCCCCGCCACCCCAGCCCTTTCTCAGCCAATGAGACCCCATCTAACCGTCTCTGCGTTCTGCGGCTCGATCAACAAGCGAACATGCGTTGCCATGTTGATTCGTCTAGCAGTTGTCACCAGTGACATAGACGTTCCAGCTTCCCTTGAAGAAGTCCTGAGCGGAAACCTTGCACTTGCCCGAGTCGAAATCGCAGTGGGTGGACTCGCGCTCGTCCTGGGTAGCCagggtgaaggaggcgggGTCGGTGTCTGGATCGGTGAGGTTCATGCCAGCGGTGAAGTTCTGGGTCCAGCCGGGGTGGGAGATCTCCATCTTGGCGATGGCCTCCTGGACTGTGCCGGTGACGACCTCGCGTGGGCCGGTGGGAACGTTAGGATCGATGGGAAGATTCCACTCGACCTCGTTGACGGCGTAGTTGGCGATGGGAACAATCACGGCGCCATGGGCGAGCTGGGCGAGAACAGCGCCGATGGCGCAGAAGATCTTGGAGACCATGTTCACGGATTGGGGAGTTTCGTGGAGTTTGTTGGTTGGTAGTTGTTcgtgtcgttgttgttgctggaagAAGAGATTGACAGAAATTGGTCTGGCGATAGGTATGTGGTGCTTTATACCCAGGCCTAGAGCATTCCAAGGAGCTTCTTCACACAGGACCACAATTGTTGAGAGCTTCCCATGTTGCGCTTTGCCCTATCGCGTCACTTCACTTCAGGCGTGACCGTAGGTAATCATCATGGACGGAGCATCTCGACAAATTCACTTGCTTGGAGATGACTTCAATGCAGACTCCGGTGGATCTTCACTGATGAGATATGTCCTGGTTACTTTATAGAACCCATTTGCTTCGGACTGCGTTGCTCTCAGATTCAGTGGGGATAGGTACTCCCAACGAGAGTTGATAAGGTAGCTCATGACCACCCTTTCAATAAGAACGTCATCAGTCAAGACTACCGAGGCCGGTTAAATGGTATTGATCTCTTGAACCGCAGCTTCGTGATTTTATAGCCTTTTTTTCAAACCCTACCTTGCTATTCCGAACGTGGTTGGAGAAAGGTTTGTTTACGTCTCACCTCTTGAGTCCTACCTAACGTACCTATGATGTTCCGATATCCAGCCATCACCTTGTGCCAGGGATAACGGGATCTACCTTCGTACTCTACTTTGCTTCATAGAATGAGTAAATATTCCCATGGTGCGCTTTAAGTTTACCAATGACTTTAAGCCTCACAAGCCTCCCAAGCCTCCCGAGCCATTGCGCTGCCGTTTTGTCTTAGCTGGAGGGTAGAGTTTAAAGTTTTCAGTTGATAAACTTTTAAATAAGATACCTTACCTGCAAACCTTGCCCTCAAAAGGCTTTCTTAGTGGGTTCTAGTGGTGGGTTTTAGGTGTATATAGGGGAGTCCGCTCCCACAGGAGGGACCTGTTCCTTTCCTCTCTTCTCCATCAGACAATACAACCTTCTTCACACTGgtcttcttccctctcgGGCTCAAACCATAATAGCCAGCAGCACCTCCAGATAGACATATATCCTCTCCACCATGGACAGCTTCATCAACAGCATGAAAATCTTCGATTGGCTTCGGGCACCGACGCGCGACAATGACGGTGATGATCTGCGTCAGAAGACGGACCAGCAAACTCCAAAGACCCAGCCCCAGTGGCATGATCCCGACCAACGCGCTACCCTCTCTACCAGACCTTCGTCAAGGAGCGTCTTGAGCCACAACGGAGCCTCAACAAGAAGATGATGCCGCAGTCAAAACCGAACAGCCCCCACATCAAGAAGATGCAGAGGGAGATGACTGCTGTGAGACACGAAAAGGATGACTTGCAGCGAAGGTTTGTGGATGTCCAGGACGAAATGCATGAGTTGGAGCGAGCGTTTAGGAATACCTGTAAGACGCTTGCTCTTTCCCAGGTGGAGGTTACCAAGCTGAGGGCGGAGAAAAATAAGTATCGCTGTCCGGTGGATATGGACATTGACGAGTTTctgagaaggggaagggaaagatTGGAGCAGGTCGAATAGGATGTGCTTCTGGAGGTAgatgaggagaagggcgACGAGTTATTGGCTGTATACAGGATGATAGGAAAGCTTGGAGAAGAACGGCGACAAGATGCTACTGGCGGGAGACTGGAAGGAGGACGACTGTTATGGGATGAGATCCGGTTAGGGTTTGGAAATCTGAAGACTACAACCTCTGTACGGATCGTTGGGAGGTCCCACAGATAAGAAGGAATACGGAGGGGGCGCAACAGGCATTACAAAGGGGGCGTAATAGGCTTGTTGATACCGATACGAGGTGGCTTTCTCAGTGGATTCTAATTACGCTTCAAGTCGTGTATATAAGGCTGAGGGAGTCCACTCCCGCAGGAGGGACCtgttccttttctttcttctttatctGACAATTCAATCTTGTATGGAGACCTACTCCTGTATTAGTCGTAGGCCCATATCAGCCACTAGGGATATACCTATCCTGTTTTTGTCATTGCTTTCGTAGATGTGTTCTCTTTCTCATCAAATAGTAATGTTATAAGGTATTGCTTTAATATATGTAGTAGCGTCACCAACTGGTCACCATCAATGCCCTCTGGTATGATCTATCATGCATGCCATGTTGGAAGAGCAACATGGCCGGGTCCTCTTATCAAGTACGACGCATATCTGACACAGAGTGAATACATCCCATTTCGGAGCATTCCAGGTTACCATGGAGCATCAATAAGGCAGGTAGCCTGCAATTTAGGCACACGCGAGTATCAACGGAAATAGCTGAATGACGCGCTATCCCAACAAGTCCCATCGAAGACATCATTCAACAAGGTCTTGGAGCAAGAGTTCTCTTGCTCCTGATGACCCAGTAATATAGCTATCCACTTCGTGACCGTACAGGTTCAGCAGTTAATTCTTTACTGGAGCAGACCTGGACTCTAACTGCCATTCACTTTAATCTTGATGCTTTCCCAAGGTGCATATATTTCTGGCAACTCTATCCTTGGAATAGTTTTCCTCTTCACCAGCACCGACTCAATTGTCATAATATACAATCTTTCGTGAGCATCGTCCTTGCTGGCCTTCTGGCCGTGCTCGGGCTCTTCACTCAATCAACATCCGCCGCCGAGATTCTACAGGTACACAATCATTGCAACTTTcctgtttggtggtggcatagCGCTATTGCGGAAGATTCGAACCCTTGCGATAGAGGTGTGAACGGCCAATGCATTGGCAAGGGTGGTGAGCCTTTTGAGGCTCTCGCTGGACAGACCACTGCCTACCCTTGGCTGAAGAACGACAAAGGGGTCTCTATGAAGATCCGCCGCGGAGACAAGGTCGACAAGTACACGTTTCAAGTCCCAGTCTTCCAGTTCGAGTATTGCCATTGCACTCAAGAAGAGCCCTGGGATCAGGGTCTGTGGTGGTAAGTATATCTTTTGCTTTTCACATCCTCGAAAGGACCATTCTTGCTGACTGCATCCTAGGGACCTTTCTGACGTCGACGGGAGCGGCCCTGGCATTTATGACACCCCGTTCGGCGACCAAAACGTTTACGTTCAGACCACTGGTGCCGGCTTTTCTGATCCTCAATACAACACTTGCCGGAATCTCAAGTGCAAGAAGAACATGTATGATTGAGGGTGCCAGGTGGAAAGGATGTCAAGGTTTCAGAACATGAAACCCACAAGTAATTTTCTGAAGTGGTCATTTTAAACTTCgacacaccacaccacatTCCCGAACAGTTCAACTGGTTCCGTACTGATGAAGATGGTAGCGGATACCAATTGCCATGGCGCTCCGGCTGCCTGCTGCCCCGTAGTCGCTCGGGAAGCTCTTTCGAGAAGCTTCGTGCTGCGGTGGAGACATAATCGGCAGTGACCGACTTGTTTATTCAAGCAGTAAAAATGTCTTCACGTGTGCTGAAATGAGATGTTAGATATGTGAAACGATAGAGACTCTCACGGTACCTGATGGTCAAGCCACAATCTGATAAGATAAGGGAAAGCAAGCCATTGACGAAGTGGAACACTCACGTGTTGCCGGGGTTTGGCTTGGTCTCTAGAGTTACTTACGTAATCTCCAGTGCGCTGACTGTGGAACTGACACAGTGGGCGATACCCCTGCAGCAACACTGCTATCAACGAGCTCACCCAGCTGTTGCCATGCTCTCCATTGCGTCGTCATCTTGCCCGCTAGATCCAGACCCAACACCCGCCATCACGAGATATACGAAGTAACCAAATTACACCATCCCATCCGTACATATACTGCGCTGGTCGCTGGCAACCGATACATTTGAAGCAGCCCATCCGCAACATGTCTACCCCCGCGCCGCCTGAGGACCAGGCCCGCCTGCTTGAGGATGCATTAATTGCCGTGCGCCAGCAAACAGCCATGATGCGCAAATGCCTGGATACTCCCGGGAAGCTTATGGATGCCCTCAAGTGCTGGTCTGTTTTCTGACTGTCAATTATCGTGCTAGCCGCACCGCGTGCTGACTGAACGTCTTACCTTGTAGCTCGACTCTCGTCTCCGAGCTCCGGACAAGCAGCCTCGGCCCGAAGCAATACTACGAATTATACATGTCAGTTTTCGATGCCCTCCGATATCTGTCTGTCCACCTGCGCGAAAATCATCCCGTCAACCACCTTGCCGATCTCTACGAACTTGTGCAATATGCCGGCAACATCATCCCACGCTTATACCTGATGATGACGGTCGGGACGGCCTACATGTCGGTGGAGGGTGCCCCTGTCAAGGAACTCATGAAGGATATGATGGACATGAGCCGTGGCGTTCAGCACCCCATACGTGGACTGTTTCTGCGCTATTATCTCATGGGCCAAGCCAGAGACTATCTGCCCACCGGCGACTCCGACGGGCCCGAAGGAAACCTCCAGGACTCGATCAACTTTGTCCTTACCAACTTCGTCGAGATGAACAAACTCTGGGTGCGTCTCCAGCACCAAGGACATTCAAGAGAGCGGGACCAGCGGACCCAAGAACGCAAGGAGCTTCAGCTGTTAGTGGGGAGCAACATCGTGCGACTAAGCCAGCTCGTCGACCTTCCGGCCTACAAGAATGGCATCCTCGCGCCCCTGCTCGAGCAGGTTGTCCAATGTCGAGACGTCTTGGCCCAAGAATATCTTCTCGAGGTTATTACCCAGGTTTTCCCAGACGAGTTCCACCTCTACACATTGGACCAGTTTCTTGGCGCCGTCTCGAGGCTCAATCCCCACGTCGACGTCAAGGCTATTGTGATAGGCCTGATGGACAGGCTGTCAAGTTATGCAGAACGCGAGTCACAGGACGAGACAGAGGAAGACAGGggcaagatggaggaggacgcTTTGACAGAGTTGCTCGAGAAGGTGAAGCTGGGCAAACTGAACGCAGAGTCGCCAAGTACGGAGCCACCAACTGATACAGCCGAAGTCCCACGAAACGGGGACCAGAATCCGGATGATGCTTCTTCGACAGCGGAAACACTAAATAAAGACGATAACCAGCCAGCCCCTTCAGTCGCTGATACCGAAGCGACCGCAGTGGACAACGCCGAGGCTGAGCCAGCCAAGAAGCGGCGAGGCATTCCGGAAAACGTCCGGCTGTACGAGATATTCTTCGGCCAAGTCAAGAATCTTGTGCAAGCACAACATCTCCCCATTCAAGATACAATTGCACTTTGTGTCTCTTTGACAAATCTCGCCCTCAACATTTACCCCGAGCGGTTGGACTACGTCGATCAAATCTTCGACTACGCCAACAGCAAGGTGAAGGAGCACGCCAACAGCCCAGATCTTCATTCGCAACCAGCGCAGCAAAGTCTTTTGGCGCTTCTCCAGAGCCCGCTCCGGAGATATGTGTCCCTTTTTACTGCGCTCTCCCTTCCAACATATGTTCCTCTCTTCCAATCACAGACCTACCCGACTCGGAGGGCGGTAGCCGGCGAGGTAGCCAGGCACCTCCTCAAGAACCACACTTTCATTTCCACACCCGCACAACTAGAGAATGTGCTCGAGATCCTCAAAGTTCTCATCAAGGAAGGGTCCCAAGCACCAGCGGGTTATCCCGGCGTCGTCCAGCCCCGCGCCCGTGCCCTCGAGACAGACGAGACAATGGAAGAGCAAGGCTGGCTTGCCAGACTCATCCACCTTATCCACTCCGAAGACAACGACACCCAATTCCGCCTCTTGCAAATGACGAGAAAGGCCTACGCCGAAGGCAACGAGCGCatccgcaccaccaccccaccgcTCATCACCGCCGGCCTCAAGCTCGCGCGCCGCTTCAAGAAGAGGGAGCACTACGACGACAACTGGTCTTCCCAGTCTTCCGCCTTGTTCAAGTTTCTGCACTCTGCCGTCTCAACGCTCTACACAAGAGTCAATGGCTCCGGCGCGGCGGAGTTGTCTCTGAGACTCTTTTGCTCGTGCGGGCAGGTGGCTGACCAGACGggctttgaggaggtggcgtATGAGTTTTTTGCGCAGGCCTTTACGGTGTACGAGGAGGCGGTGAGCGATTCGAAGGCGCAGTTTCAGGCTGTTTGTGTTATTGCGAGCGCGCTGCACAGGACGAGGAACTTTGGGAAGGAAAATTATGATACGCTGATTACGAAGTGTGCGCAGCATGCGAGCAAGCTGTTGAGGAAGCCGGATCAGTGCAGGGCTGTGTATTTGGCTAGTCATTTGTGGTGGGCTACGCccggggcgggggaggaggaggagggaggcggggatGTAAGTTTCTCTGGGATATCCGGTGATGTGGGTTGTGCTGACGAGAAGTTGAAGCTCTATCGTGACGGCAAGAGGGTGCTCGAGTGTCTCCAGCGGGCGTTGAGGGTGGCGGATAGTTGCATGGAGACTGCGACGAGCATTGAGTTGTTCGTCGAGATTTTGGACCGTTATGTGTATTATTTTGATCAGAAGAATGAGTCGGTATGCTGTCTTTTCCTTGTTGCCCATTCTTTGGCAGGTACTGATATTGGTGGCAGGTCACAACGAAATACCTCAACGGCCTTATCGAGCTTATACACTCCAACCTTGCCGGCAACCAGCAGGACAGCGCGAGTGTGGACGCTAGCAAGAAGCACTTTTTGCAAACGTTGGAGATTATCAGGAGTAAGGAGTatgagggggtggtgttgacgcCGAAGTGAGGGGTTTCTGGGGGGAGTGTAGGGGTGATGTGGAATTAATGAGACGGGATAAGGTTAAGGGAAAGCGAGCGTATTGATAGGTAGTTTATTGGATGGGAGACCATGCAAAAAGTACAATTCTGTGACAACCTCCCGTGTTCTTTACGCGCACCCTTGCTGGTGTCTTGAGTTTATCTTGTATATTTTCTCGATTAAGATTGTCTTTCTTATATACAACTTCCATTGCCCTGTGTagatctcctccttctcccctttGTAAATAAATACAAGAAATGGCGGGGACTAAGAATACAAACAAAAGACAAGGAAAAGTTTTGTGTAAGCTGCAGTGGGACTGTTGTAAGTCcaggagaaaaggaaaaagccGAAACGCCATGCGATGCAAaatccaacccctcaaaaCAGAGCCTCCTCGAGGAAAAAAGGGCCTAGGACAAACCAACAAAACcaagaacaaaaaagaaaacaaaaatcACCTCGCAGCCAAATTCTCCGCCGCCTTGACCATAATCCCcgccaccttctccaacctcctcatcgcctcctcccactgccCGTCCTCAATCGCGTCCCTCACAGCAGGGAAATACCCCTCATCATAACTCGACCACCTCTGCGGCCCAAAAACCACATGTTTAAACTGTTTCCTTCCCGGTATCTAATTTCCCATCATTAGCACACACCCAACGCCgccagaggaagaagaaaaaactcACCCCATCAATATCCAACAAATCCGAATcaaacctccccatcctAGAATTATACTCAGCCCTCATATCCCCCAGCCCGTTCGTCTCGTAACCATTCGTCGCAATAACCTTATTCTCCCACTCCGTCTCCCACTTTACAAACCTCCTAACCGCCATCGCGACTTCATCGGCCGCTTCTCTGAGTTTCGTGACCTTGAAGATCTTCTCGTCGTAACCTGTTTGGTTTCTCGCCCAGGTTTCCAAATCACCAACCCACTCCGAAAGCTTATCCGCGTAAGCGGGCATGTCAAACGGCATGATTGGGCGGTTAGACAGCTCAAATGCCAAAAGGCCGACGACGCGGCAAAGAATAGTGTGGTAGGCCCAAGACGGGTCCCCTTCAACAGCCATCCAGTCATGGTTCTCGTACGACGAGTGGGCTGGGTAGCCAGGTCCATCAAAGTGGAGGTCGATGGAGGCGGTACCGGCAATGTCCTGAAAGGCGACATAGTCCGAGCCGGCGCCGAGTCCTTCCAGATCGGCCGAGCGTTCGTTCcagaggtcgaggagggatTTGAACTGGTTTTTCGGGTCGGGGTAGTGATCGTCTGTTGTCCTGGCTAGGACTTCGAGCAGGAGCTTCTTGAAGACGGGGTTGCCGGCGGCGTGGAACTCGCCCCCGGTCACGGCCGTGTCGAGGTTGATGTATGCGAGCGCGTTCTCACGTAGGAAGTCGTCGTTTTGCTCGACGT from Podospora pseudopauciseta strain CBS 411.78 chromosome 6, whole genome shotgun sequence includes:
- a CDS encoding hypothetical protein (EggNog:ENOG503P60V) — its product is MPSPPGTKVPVTWQPPADPDKPACPYRRNFTVDIKSHTPPPPFGGRDYGRGETRTAVPDQTLRSIKHTELVMRNPPLGTANPPAQKTATLTINGELAVADGRGAQLAICTFMPKIAGQRAFQAVAKIYDALYYSFRNKDIPSVPVDVTFDADKDYSREAAAYEHLNKEREAGALAPRYFGSWTFNVTIRIGGTIQQRPVRMILIENVPGPSISQLCLPNSGVALDRASRLEILGRVLDGNARLLFKGIAQNDLAARNVICAYPPGTMPSAMRQPPQRIVLIDYNAAIVYEKTRHGIRPWQRPRSALPPNPMELYWQDTLVEFRGWIPSEWEVTPRLRQEWLRSRFGGQNAAKYAPLKTTLEVAK
- a CDS encoding hypothetical protein (EggNog:ENOG503PSPR); the protein is MAQPVRISQSFANVATNALPTYPNPHGNANATISGDSTRDTDPPYFAIASQNNWNNLSTNFLGNHPASTTPNHQLNVETVSLREDAVHHGSEGDVVRSAAMYLLHPINQALSTHPNIAITCQSEASTNRIRSDITYYRHPNTANQNFKAFAVVEFKKRGVITAAEFAATIRSQTVPTQQVVDNTVAAAMALPHGKQTYFAGDSFVLIKQAASYAVAHRTPYVALFDWDFLVLVHFTQMTPTMDYVGDYCQLQVIPAAQSSAMRGALLGFLAHAYDNAPAV
- a CDS encoding hypothetical protein (COG:S; EggNog:ENOG503PEV2) yields the protein MVSKIFCAIGAVLAQLAHGAVIVPIANYAVNEVEWNLPIDPNVPTGPREVVTGTVQEAIAKMEISHPGWTQNFTAAGTSMSLVTTARRINMATHVRLLIEPQNAETVRWGLIG
- the vps35 gene encoding retromer complex subunit Vps35 (COG:U; EggNog:ENOG503NVAF; BUSCO:EOG09260T28), with protein sequence MSTPAPPEDQARLLEDALIAVRQQTAMMRKCLDTPGKLMDALKCCSTLVSELRTSSLGPKQYYELYMSVFDALRYLSVHLRENHPVNHLADLYELVQYAGNIIPRLYLMMTVGTAYMSVEGAPVKELMKDMMDMSRGVQHPIRGLFLRYYLMGQARDYLPTGDSDGPEGNLQDSINFVLTNFVEMNKLWVRLQHQGHSRERDQRTQERKELQLLVGSNIVRLSQLVDLPAYKNGILAPLLEQVVQCRDVLAQEYLLEVITQVFPDEFHLYTLDQFLGAVSRLNPHVDVKAIVIGLMDRLSSYAERESQDETEEDRGKMEEDALTELLEKVKLGKLNAESPSTEPPTDTAEVPRNGDQNPDDASSTAETLNKDDNQPAPSVADTEATAVDNAEAEPAKKRRGIPENVRLYEIFFGQVKNLVQAQHLPIQDTIALCVSLTNLALNIYPERLDYVDQIFDYANSKVKEHANSPDLHSQPAQQSLLALLQSPLRRYVSLFTALSLPTYVPLFQSQTYPTRRAVAGEVARHLLKNHTFISTPAQLENVLEILKVLIKEGSQAPAGYPGVVQPRARALETDETMEEQGWLARLIHLIHSEDNDTQFRLLQMTRKAYAEGNERIRTTTPPLITAGLKLARRFKKREHYDDNWSSQSSALFKFLHSAVSTLYTRVNGSGAAELSLRLFCSCGQVADQTGFEEVAYEFFAQAFTVYEEAVSDSKAQFQAVCVIASALHRTRNFGKENYDTLITKCAQHASKLLRKPDQCRAVYLASHLWWATPGAGEEEEGGGDLYRDGKRVLECLQRALRVADSCMETATSIELFVEILDRYVYYFDQKNESVTTKYLNGLIELIHSNLAGNQQDSASVDASKKHFLQTLEIIRSKEYEGVVLTPK